One window of uncultured Erythrobacter sp. genomic DNA carries:
- a CDS encoding SPOR domain-containing protein, whose protein sequence is MIIEGEYEEVEGTEGELDLSEDDSLPWLEADEEDEGSGGIDTAQIVGFALVLLLLLGLIVAGVWYFANRSSGDAQVADGSTIEAPEGPIRERPEDPGGREFDGTGNVAPVVGEGGTREGVMDTDGNSGSGDSAGGEGSEGGSGETTGTAGVGVQLAAYSSRARAEQGWNDLRRRTSALDGARYRIEEGTVDIGTVYRLQAVASDRAAADQLCAALRADGLDCQVKP, encoded by the coding sequence TTGATCATCGAAGGCGAATACGAAGAGGTTGAGGGAACCGAAGGCGAGCTTGACCTGTCGGAAGATGATAGCCTGCCATGGCTTGAAGCGGACGAGGAAGACGAAGGTTCGGGCGGGATCGACACCGCGCAGATCGTCGGCTTTGCGCTTGTCCTACTGCTTCTGCTTGGCCTGATTGTCGCAGGCGTCTGGTACTTCGCCAACCGCTCCAGCGGTGATGCGCAAGTGGCCGATGGTAGCACTATCGAAGCGCCTGAAGGCCCGATCCGCGAACGTCCCGAAGATCCCGGTGGCCGCGAATTCGATGGCACTGGCAATGTTGCTCCCGTCGTCGGCGAAGGCGGGACGCGCGAAGGCGTGATGGACACCGATGGCAATTCGGGAAGCGGCGATAGCGCCGGAGGAGAGGGCAGCGAGGGTGGCTCTGGGGAGACTACCGGCACAGCAGGCGTGGGCGTCCAGCTCGCAGCCTACAGCTCGCGCGCTCGTGCCGAGCAGGGCTGGAACGATCTGCGCAGGCGCACCAGTGCGCTCGATGGCGCACGCTACCGGATCGAGGAAGGCACTGTCGACATTGGCACCGTCTACCGGCTTCAGGCGGTTGCAAGCGACCGTGCAGCGGCCGATCAACTTTGCGCGGCGCTGCGTGCAGACGGGCTTGATTGTCAGGTGAAACCTTAA
- the nagZ gene encoding beta-N-acetylhexosaminidase has protein sequence MIPAIFGCSGPVLTDDERAFFREADPAGYILFGRNCENPAQLRALTDDLRTIHGREKLLVSIDQEGGRVARLRPPQWASYPAGEAFDRLYAVAPASAIEAARAGAKAMALELSAMGVTVDYHPPLDVRQAGAHDVIGDRSLGSDPMQVAAIGRGILDGLSAGGVTGCIKHMPGHGRSMCDTHKEMPTVRASAEELEHDLSPFRSLNSALVGMTGHLKFPVWDTEDPATLSRTIIQDIIRGEIGFDGLLLTDDIDMEALGGSIPERAAAAHQAGCDIILNCWAKIDDMTGICEVLPEMSTEVTTRLDRALADTRITDTIADEQGELLAKRDALLALTGEAA, from the coding sequence ATGATTCCGGCGATTTTCGGATGTTCCGGTCCGGTCCTGACCGATGACGAGCGCGCGTTCTTCCGCGAGGCTGATCCTGCGGGCTACATCCTGTTCGGGCGCAATTGCGAAAACCCTGCACAATTGCGCGCTTTGACTGACGATTTGCGCACGATCCATGGGCGCGAAAAGCTGCTTGTTTCGATCGATCAGGAAGGCGGACGGGTCGCTCGCCTACGCCCGCCGCAATGGGCCTCCTATCCGGCGGGTGAGGCGTTTGACCGGCTTTATGCTGTTGCTCCCGCCAGCGCGATCGAAGCTGCCCGCGCAGGAGCAAAAGCGATGGCGCTCGAACTGTCGGCAATGGGGGTCACAGTCGATTACCACCCTCCGCTCGATGTTCGGCAGGCTGGCGCACATGATGTGATCGGTGATCGCTCGCTTGGCAGCGATCCGATGCAGGTCGCAGCGATTGGCCGAGGGATCCTTGACGGATTGAGCGCAGGCGGCGTCACGGGATGCATCAAGCATATGCCGGGCCACGGTCGCAGCATGTGCGACACGCACAAGGAAATGCCGACGGTCCGTGCGAGCGCCGAAGAGCTTGAGCATGACCTCTCACCTTTCCGTTCGCTCAATTCGGCGCTGGTCGGTATGACCGGCCATCTCAAATTTCCGGTCTGGGACACAGAAGATCCGGCGACACTCTCGCGCACGATCATTCAGGACATCATTCGCGGCGAGATCGGCTTTGACGGCCTGCTTCTGACCGACGATATCGATATGGAAGCGCTCGGCGGCTCGATCCCTGAACGCGCCGCAGCCGCGCATCAGGCGGGCTGTGACATCATCCTCAATTGCTGGGCGAAGATCGACGATATGACGGGGATTTGCGAAGTGCTTCCTGAGATGTCGACCGAGGTTACAACCCGGCTTGATCGAGCGTTAGCTGACACACGCATCACCGACACAATCGCTGACGAACAAGGCGAGTTGCTCGCCAAACGCGACGCGTTGCTGGCGCTGACTGGAGAGGCGGCATGA